Proteins from a genomic interval of Niabella soli DSM 19437:
- a CDS encoding CoA transferase subunit B, protein MALTKEQIAQRIAQELQDGYYVNLGIGIPTLVANYIPEGMEVILQSENGLLGMGPFPKKGTADPDLINAGKQTVTILPGGVFFDSATSFAMIRGGHVDLTVLGAFEVSDTGDIASWKIPGKMVKGMGGAMDLVAAAKNIIVAMQHTSKDGKSKLLKACTLPLTGVNCIKKIVTDLAVLEITNEGFVLLERAPGVSVDQIKNATEGRLVIKGAIPEITFTT, encoded by the coding sequence ATGGCCTTAACAAAAGAACAAATAGCACAACGCATTGCGCAGGAATTGCAGGACGGGTACTATGTAAATCTGGGCATTGGTATTCCCACCCTGGTGGCTAATTATATCCCGGAGGGGATGGAAGTAATATTACAATCCGAGAATGGTTTACTGGGCATGGGACCTTTTCCAAAAAAGGGAACAGCGGACCCGGATCTGATCAATGCAGGAAAACAAACGGTAACCATACTACCGGGTGGCGTATTCTTTGATTCGGCTACCAGCTTTGCCATGATCCGTGGCGGACACGTGGACCTTACCGTATTGGGCGCCTTTGAAGTCAGCGATACCGGCGACATCGCCAGTTGGAAAATCCCCGGCAAAATGGTCAAGGGTATGGGCGGCGCTATGGACCTGGTGGCCGCTGCAAAAAACATTATCGTAGCCATGCAGCACACCAGCAAGGACGGCAAATCAAAGCTGCTAAAAGCATGCACCCTGCCCCTCACCGGTGTAAACTGCATTAAAAAAATAGTGACCGACCTGGCGGTGCTGGAAATTACTAATGAGGGGTTTGTGTTACTGGAACGCGCGCCCGGCGTTTCTGTAGATCAGATAAAAAATGCGACAGAAGGGAGACTAGTAATAAAAGGAGCAATCCCCGAAATCACGTTTACAACATAA
- a CDS encoding glycoside hydrolase family 125 protein, with the protein MNRKTFLQHTGIVGAGLIAAPASFGRMATDFPEVRVAANQRHFKSEAIESAIKQFQSHVKNKELGWLFNNCFPNTLDTTVFYEEKNGVPDTYVITGDIDAMWLRDSSAQVFPYLQFSKQDPALHKLIAGVIRKQTHFVLKDPYANAFYNDDNKVSEWKATDSTDMKPGIHERKWEIDSLCYPIRLAYHFWKTTGDAAPFDTGWKEGIARTLKTFKEQQRKNNAGPYKFERKTSWATDGVPMGGYGYPAKPVGLICSMFRPSDDATIFPYLIPSNLFAVVSLKQASEIVKVISKDTALAAELLKLANEVDAALKQYAVTSHPQFGKLYAYEINAYGSHVLMDDANVPSLLGLPYLGAIRRDDPVYKTTRNYVWSTENPFFFKGTAAEGIGGPHIGKDMIWPMSITMRALTSTDDKEIRWCIDTLQKTHGGTGFMHESFHKDDPTKFTRKWFAWSNTLFGELLWKTFKEKPGLLG; encoded by the coding sequence ATGAACCGGAAGACCTTTTTACAGCATACAGGAATAGTGGGCGCAGGGCTTATAGCAGCGCCTGCTTCTTTTGGACGGATGGCAACTGACTTTCCGGAAGTACGTGTTGCGGCCAATCAACGGCATTTTAAAAGTGAAGCGATTGAAAGCGCAATAAAACAATTTCAGTCACATGTAAAAAATAAAGAGCTGGGGTGGTTGTTTAACAACTGTTTTCCCAATACGCTGGATACAACTGTTTTTTATGAGGAGAAAAACGGCGTTCCGGATACCTATGTTATTACGGGAGATATTGATGCCATGTGGCTGAGGGATAGCTCTGCACAGGTGTTTCCTTATCTGCAATTTTCAAAACAGGATCCGGCCTTACATAAATTGATTGCTGGTGTAATACGGAAGCAAACCCATTTTGTTTTGAAAGACCCTTATGCCAATGCTTTTTATAATGATGATAATAAAGTGAGCGAGTGGAAGGCGACGGATAGTACCGATATGAAGCCCGGTATTCATGAGCGGAAATGGGAGATCGATTCGTTGTGTTATCCTATTCGACTGGCCTATCATTTCTGGAAAACAACAGGAGATGCCGCTCCATTTGATACCGGCTGGAAAGAAGGCATTGCCCGTACCTTAAAAACCTTTAAGGAGCAGCAGCGTAAGAACAATGCCGGGCCGTATAAATTTGAACGTAAGACTTCCTGGGCTACTGATGGGGTGCCGATGGGTGGATACGGTTATCCGGCAAAGCCTGTTGGGTTGATCTGCTCTATGTTTCGCCCCAGTGATGATGCCACGATCTTTCCTTACCTGATCCCCTCCAATCTGTTTGCAGTAGTGAGTTTGAAACAGGCTTCTGAAATAGTGAAAGTCATTTCAAAGGATACAGCGCTTGCTGCCGAGCTGTTAAAACTTGCCAATGAAGTAGATGCGGCATTGAAACAATATGCCGTTACCAGTCACCCGCAATTTGGAAAGTTATATGCCTATGAGATCAATGCCTATGGTAGCCACGTATTGATGGATGATGCAAATGTGCCCAGCTTGCTGGGATTACCTTACCTGGGCGCGATCCGTAGGGATGATCCTGTTTATAAAACGACGCGCAATTATGTATGGTCAACGGAGAACCCGTTTTTCTTTAAAGGAACAGCGGCCGAAGGTATCGGCGGACCGCATATTGGAAAAGATATGATCTGGCCTATGAGCATCACCATGCGAGCGTTGACGTCGACTGATGATAAAGAGATCAGGTGGTGTATTGATACCTTACAAAAAACCCATGGCGGCACCGGTTTTATGCATGAATCCTTTCATAAGGACGATCCCACAAAGTTCACCCGCAAATGGTTTGCCTGGTCTAATACCCTGTTTGGAGAATTGCTTTGGAAAACGTTCAAAGAAAAGCCGGGGCTGCTGGGGTAG
- a CDS encoding putative signal transducing protein → MTHFNQEGTVVVKTYNNMAEALAAKELLEENGIQAIVEDLDVMGLSPLAGIKIKVFSGDEEQARQLLQPS, encoded by the coding sequence ATGACGCATTTCAATCAGGAAGGAACCGTTGTTGTAAAAACCTATAATAATATGGCAGAAGCGCTGGCCGCAAAAGAGCTGCTGGAAGAAAACGGCATCCAGGCGATCGTCGAAGACCTGGATGTGATGGGCCTTTCGCCCCTGGCGGGCATAAAAATAAAAGTATTTTCCGGCGACGAGGAACAGGCCCGGCAACTTTTACAGCCTTCTTAA
- a CDS encoding efflux RND transporter periplasmic adaptor subunit produces the protein MIKNAVFYALAIAVIVSACQGNSQENHTIGKKEYPILTVHPRDTTLAIPYVANIQAGRNIELRPRMDGLLDKIYIREGQYVHKGQLLFKMNDNELRIALNKAVAAYKSAVADAKVAQLEVDRVQTLVNKEVITKPELELAMAKYKALLAKADIALADKNAVQQQISYTHITAPFDGIVDRIPLKEGSLITTGSLLTTISDISTVYAYFNISENEYFQTQHKGNHALPAAAINLLLPDGSRYPYEGALEAAESEIDENTGNIAYKARFINPKKTLRHGASGKLLITRPLQHVILLPQKTVFEIQDKNYVFVLDKDNVARMKSIQVNQRLANYYVVTGGLHANDRIVYEGIQTIREGEKIIPKTDAKNTAQDQTQRI, from the coding sequence ATGATAAAAAATGCTGTTTTTTATGCGCTGGCTATTGCAGTCATTGTCAGCGCCTGCCAGGGCAATTCCCAGGAAAATCACACAATCGGTAAAAAAGAGTACCCCATCCTGACGGTTCATCCACGGGATACGACGCTTGCCATTCCTTATGTGGCCAATATACAGGCCGGTCGTAATATAGAACTGCGCCCCCGTATGGACGGGCTGCTGGATAAAATATATATACGGGAAGGGCAATACGTACACAAAGGACAACTGCTGTTCAAAATGAATGATAATGAACTGAGGATAGCGCTCAATAAAGCGGTGGCGGCATATAAAAGTGCCGTAGCCGATGCTAAAGTCGCCCAACTGGAAGTAGACCGGGTGCAAACACTGGTTAATAAAGAAGTGATCACAAAGCCGGAACTGGAACTGGCTATGGCCAAATATAAAGCCCTGCTGGCGAAGGCCGACATTGCCCTGGCAGATAAAAATGCCGTACAACAGCAGATTTCCTATACCCATATTACAGCTCCTTTTGATGGCATTGTAGACCGGATTCCGCTAAAAGAAGGCAGCCTTATTACCACCGGCTCATTGCTGACCACTATTTCTGACATCAGTACCGTGTATGCTTATTTTAATATTTCAGAAAATGAATATTTCCAAACACAACACAAAGGGAATCATGCGCTGCCTGCTGCCGCAATAAACCTGTTATTGCCGGACGGCTCCCGGTACCCCTATGAGGGAGCGCTGGAAGCCGCTGAAAGCGAAATCGACGAGAATACGGGAAATATCGCTTATAAAGCCCGGTTCATCAATCCGAAAAAAACATTGCGCCACGGGGCTTCCGGTAAACTGCTCATCACCCGTCCCCTGCAACATGTTATCCTGCTTCCGCAGAAAACCGTATTTGAGATACAGGATAAAAATTATGTTTTTGTGCTTGACAAAGACAATGTCGCACGCATGAAGAGCATCCAGGTAAATCAGCGGCTGGCCAATTATTATGTGGTTACAGGAGGATTGCATGCAAATGACCGCATCGTTTACGAAGGCATACAAACCATCCGTGAAGGAGAAAAAATCATTCCAAAAACGGATGCTAAAAACACAGCGCAGGACCAAACGCAGCGTATCTGA
- a CDS encoding efflux RND transporter permease subunit, with product MVETFIRRPVLSLVLSIFITLIGVLALFSLPITQFPDIVPPSVAVTARYTGANAEVSVDAVAVPLERAINGVPGMTYMSTVSGNDGVTMITVYFKVGTDPDVAAVNVQNRVTTVLDELPEEVIKAGVTTEKEVNSMLMYLNVTSTDTTADEDFIYNFTDINILKELKRIDGVGRAEIMGSKDYAMRVWLDPEKLFAYNVSTDEVIAALRNQNVSAAPGKTGESSGKTRNALQYVLRYTGKFSEPRQYENIAIRSNSDGSILKLKDLATVEFGAMSYSMASKSDGKPAASIMIKQRPGSNASEVIENIKLKMAELKTTTFPPGMDYSMAYDVSRFLDASISAVLHTLIEAFILVALVVFIFLQDWRSTLIPVLAVPVALVGTLAFMLLLGFSINLLTLFALVLAIGIVVDNAIVVVEAVHVKMTEDHLPPLEATIAAMKEITGAIIAITLVMAAVFVPVAFLTGPVGVFYRQFSLTLAFAIVISGINALTLTPALCALMLKHTEPRKKGWMGRFFNSFNKRFDKTTGQYRGLLRKIAGRRLVTLGMLVLFFLATWGTGAVLPGGFIPTEDQGMIYVNVTTPQGATVERTEQVLDKLNNLTRNIEGVESVTTLAGYSLTNEIAGASYGMAMINLKAWDQRSKSVNTVIREIEQRTAQLTDAKIEVFAPPTVPGFGNTSGFELRLLNRGSDNITGTSEITKAFVKAIDSTKEVNNVFTSFDASFPQYLIHVDYDMAAKKNVTVENAMNTLQTLLGSYYATNFIRFNQMYKVMVQAGPQFRAEPADVLNQYVKNSKGEMVPYSSFIRMERVYGPEQLTRYNMYTSAMINGEPAPGYSSSDAIKAVEKVAAATLPRGYDFDWSGMTREEILSGNQAVYIFALCLLFVYLLLAAQYESFLLPLPVILSLPAGIFGSFLFLKLAGLDNNIYAQVALVMLIGLLGKNAILIIEFAIQRRKEGYSIRAAAIEGATQRLRPILMTSFAFVAGLIPLCMASGAGAVGNRSIGIAAAGGMLTGTVFGLLIIPGLYVLFAALSEGRKKKVVAVPLQVSEIKIIENEN from the coding sequence ATGGTTGAAACATTTATAAGAAGACCCGTGCTTTCACTGGTACTTTCGATTTTTATTACCCTGATCGGCGTATTGGCGCTCTTTAGTTTACCGATCACACAATTCCCGGACATCGTTCCTCCTTCTGTTGCAGTAACCGCCCGTTATACCGGCGCCAATGCAGAAGTATCTGTTGATGCCGTGGCCGTACCCCTGGAACGTGCCATCAACGGAGTGCCCGGGATGACTTATATGTCCACGGTGTCCGGCAATGACGGCGTTACCATGATCACTGTATATTTTAAGGTGGGCACCGATCCTGATGTGGCGGCCGTAAATGTACAGAACCGCGTAACTACCGTGCTTGATGAGTTGCCGGAAGAAGTGATCAAAGCGGGTGTAACCACCGAAAAAGAGGTAAACAGCATGCTGATGTACCTCAATGTTACCAGCACAGACACCACAGCCGATGAAGATTTCATTTACAATTTTACCGACATCAATATTCTTAAGGAATTAAAACGGATCGATGGCGTGGGCCGTGCTGAAATTATGGGATCAAAGGATTATGCCATGCGTGTTTGGCTGGATCCCGAAAAACTATTCGCCTACAATGTATCTACTGATGAGGTTATTGCTGCCCTGCGCAACCAGAACGTTTCTGCCGCACCCGGTAAGACCGGGGAAAGTTCCGGAAAAACCAGGAATGCCCTGCAATATGTGCTGCGGTATACAGGAAAATTTTCCGAACCCCGGCAATATGAAAACATTGCCATCCGCTCCAATAGTGATGGTTCCATCCTTAAGCTAAAGGATCTGGCAACCGTAGAATTCGGCGCAATGAGCTATAGTATGGCTTCTAAAAGTGATGGCAAGCCCGCGGCCTCTATTATGATCAAACAACGGCCCGGCTCCAATGCCAGCGAGGTTATTGAAAACATTAAACTAAAAATGGCGGAATTAAAGACCACTACCTTTCCGCCGGGTATGGATTACAGCATGGCCTATGATGTTTCCCGGTTCCTGGATGCTTCGATCAGCGCAGTGCTGCACACCCTTATAGAAGCCTTTATACTGGTAGCGCTTGTTGTTTTTATTTTCCTGCAGGACTGGCGTTCTACACTGATCCCCGTACTGGCCGTTCCCGTAGCCCTCGTGGGCACTCTTGCCTTTATGCTGCTCCTGGGCTTTTCCATTAACCTGCTTACGTTATTTGCCCTGGTGCTGGCTATCGGGATCGTGGTCGATAATGCCATTGTAGTGGTGGAAGCCGTACACGTAAAAATGACGGAAGACCATCTGCCCCCATTGGAAGCTACCATCGCCGCCATGAAAGAAATTACCGGTGCTATTATAGCCATCACGCTGGTAATGGCTGCTGTGTTTGTGCCTGTTGCTTTTCTAACGGGCCCGGTTGGTGTCTTTTACCGGCAGTTCTCACTAACACTCGCATTTGCCATCGTCATCTCCGGCATCAACGCCTTAACCCTTACGCCGGCGCTTTGTGCCCTGATGCTCAAACATACGGAGCCGCGGAAAAAAGGATGGATGGGCCGGTTCTTCAATTCCTTTAATAAGAGATTTGACAAAACCACCGGACAATACCGCGGCCTGCTCCGGAAAATAGCCGGCAGGCGCCTGGTTACGCTAGGTATGCTGGTGCTCTTTTTCCTGGCTACCTGGGGTACCGGCGCTGTATTACCGGGCGGATTTATACCTACGGAAGACCAGGGTATGATCTATGTAAATGTAACCACGCCGCAGGGAGCTACTGTAGAACGTACCGAGCAGGTGCTGGATAAACTCAATAACCTTACCCGTAACATTGAAGGGGTGGAAAGCGTTACCACGCTGGCAGGATACAGTCTTACCAATGAAATAGCCGGCGCTTCTTACGGAATGGCGATGATCAACCTGAAAGCCTGGGATCAACGCAGTAAAAGTGTAAACACGGTGATCAGGGAGATTGAGCAGCGCACGGCACAGCTCACGGATGCCAAAATAGAGGTTTTTGCCCCTCCTACCGTACCGGGATTCGGTAATACCAGCGGATTTGAATTGCGACTGCTGAACAGGGGAAGCGACAACATAACCGGAACCTCGGAGATCACCAAGGCCTTTGTAAAAGCTATTGACAGCACAAAAGAAGTAAACAACGTTTTTACCAGTTTTGACGCTTCTTTTCCCCAGTATCTTATTCATGTGGATTATGATATGGCAGCAAAGAAAAACGTGACCGTGGAAAATGCGATGAATACGTTGCAAACCCTGCTGGGCAGTTATTACGCTACCAACTTTATCCGGTTTAATCAGATGTACAAGGTAATGGTGCAGGCCGGGCCGCAGTTCCGCGCCGAACCGGCAGATGTACTGAACCAGTATGTGAAGAACAGCAAGGGGGAAATGGTTCCTTACTCTTCCTTTATACGTATGGAGCGGGTATATGGACCGGAACAACTGACGCGGTATAATATGTATACCTCGGCGATGATCAATGGGGAACCGGCACCGGGGTATAGCAGCAGCGATGCGATCAAAGCCGTGGAAAAAGTAGCGGCAGCAACCTTACCCCGCGGCTACGACTTTGACTGGAGCGGCATGACCCGCGAAGAAATTCTTTCCGGTAACCAGGCGGTATACATTTTTGCCCTTTGTTTATTGTTTGTATACCTGCTGCTTGCGGCGCAATATGAAAGTTTTCTACTCCCCTTACCCGTTATCCTGAGTTTGCCTGCAGGTATCTTCGGTTCTTTCCTGTTCCTGAAGCTGGCAGGCCTTGATAATAACATTTATGCCCAGGTAGCATTGGTAATGCTGATCGGTTTATTAGGTAAGAATGCAATATTGATTATTGAGTTTGCCATTCAGAGGAGGAAAGAAGGCTATTCTATACGGGCCGCTGCCATTGAAGGCGCCACACAGCGGCTACGGCCTATACTGATGACCTCTTTTGCCTTTGTGGCCGGACTGATACCGCTATGTATGGCAAGCGGGGCAGGTGCGGTCGGCAACCGTTCCATTGGTATTGCGGCGGCCGGAGGCATGCTGACCGGTACGGTGTTCGGACTGCTTATTATTCCCGGACTGTATGTACTTTTTGCCGCCCTTTCCGAAGGCCGTAAAAAGAAAGTAGTTGCCGTTCCCTTGCAGGTTTCTGAAATAAAAATTATTGAAAATGAAAATTAG
- a CDS encoding TolC family protein: protein MKIRSNPIYFSLLALSGFTIGCSVPRTTAVKQATALPQQYTAAMTDSLTAAHLTFKDFFGDPYLTALIKKVLEHNIENRIAGEQIKIAAAYLEARKAALLPSVTAGLRGSGTHYGKYTMEGVGNFDTNLSSNIDRDQQIPTAVTPDYWLGLSTSWEIDLWGKLGSLQTAARERFLATRQGKDLLSATLITHTATLYYELVMLDKETAILDKNIELQKKALEIIKIHKEVGRATELAVQQFAAQLANTRATRYAVQQDITATENKLLELTGAYTGTVPRSTSMDIRSMYYLARQGHPRQLLQYRPDIKAAYHELQASHADARAARAAFFPSVNLSATAGLQSFNITRILEPASIASGLIAGLTAPVFQKRQLTAQFKIASTGQEIAFLSYQQTVNKAFQEVKTLLSYIDNNEKIITEKNKEVKALNKGVEVSNDLYLTAYASYLEIIAAQKSKISADMDLLKAERDQAHALIQLYKALGGGAG from the coding sequence ATGAAAATTAGATCCAATCCTATATACTTTTCCTTATTGGCTTTATCCGGCTTTACTATCGGCTGCAGTGTGCCCAGAACTACTGCTGTTAAACAGGCAACGGCGCTTCCGCAACAGTACACAGCGGCAATGACCGATAGCCTCACGGCAGCGCATTTAACTTTTAAAGATTTCTTTGGCGATCCTTATCTGACGGCATTGATCAAAAAAGTACTGGAGCATAATATAGAAAACCGGATTGCCGGTGAGCAGATAAAAATAGCGGCAGCCTACCTGGAAGCAAGAAAAGCGGCCCTGCTGCCTTCCGTTACAGCCGGCCTGCGCGGTTCCGGAACCCATTATGGTAAATACACCATGGAGGGAGTAGGCAATTTTGATACGAATCTTTCTTCAAATATTGACAGGGATCAGCAGATCCCCACCGCCGTTACGCCCGATTACTGGCTGGGACTGAGCACCTCCTGGGAAATCGATCTCTGGGGAAAACTGGGCAGCCTGCAAACAGCCGCGCGGGAGCGTTTCCTGGCCACCCGGCAGGGAAAAGACCTGTTATCGGCCACCCTGATCACCCATACAGCCACGCTTTACTATGAACTGGTAATGCTGGATAAAGAAACAGCCATCCTGGATAAGAACATCGAATTGCAGAAAAAGGCGCTTGAAATTATAAAGATCCATAAAGAAGTAGGAAGGGCAACGGAACTGGCCGTACAACAGTTTGCCGCCCAACTGGCCAATACCCGGGCAACGCGTTATGCCGTGCAACAGGACATTACTGCCACAGAAAATAAACTCCTGGAGCTTACCGGCGCTTACACCGGTACGGTGCCCCGCAGCACATCAATGGACATCCGCTCTATGTACTATCTGGCCCGCCAGGGGCATCCCCGGCAGTTATTGCAGTACCGGCCGGACATCAAAGCCGCCTACCACGAACTACAGGCCAGCCATGCAGATGCCCGTGCAGCCCGTGCAGCCTTTTTTCCTTCGGTCAACCTGTCGGCCACGGCAGGATTGCAATCTTTTAACATTACCAGGATCCTGGAACCGGCTTCTATTGCATCCGGTTTGATCGCAGGCCTGACAGCGCCTGTTTTCCAGAAAAGACAGTTAACGGCACAATTCAAAATTGCCAGCACCGGGCAGGAAATCGCTTTTCTGAGCTATCAGCAAACCGTAAACAAGGCCTTTCAGGAGGTAAAAACCTTATTGAGTTATATCGATAACAATGAAAAAATAATAACCGAAAAAAATAAAGAGGTAAAGGCCCTTAACAAGGGGGTTGAGGTGTCCAACGATCTGTACTTGACGGCCTATGCCTCCTACCTGGAGATCATTGCTGCCCAAAAGAGTAAGATCAGTGCAGACATGGACCTGCTTAAAGCAGAGCGCGACCAGGCACATGCCTTGATACAGCTCTATAAAGCCCTGGGAGGCGGTGCCGGTTAG